In a single window of the Mauremys reevesii isolate NIE-2019 linkage group 3, ASM1616193v1, whole genome shotgun sequence genome:
- the LOC120401188 gene encoding uncharacterized protein LOC120401188: protein MRHWTKQPLRRDPAIAAAGSVASPSPVRVQTILPSMFDAGVGIMQSWFCACWDSSWVIYTCVLLVLVILVAMVTQHSFSWRSRMALRRKRTHRKKKQKPKAFGCCEEELEEAGASLEICCPVHPEKFGLAQYLRLVERRLQYMARHLDEVLIPPSVSTSATSQFSYSSRESTTSALRSPSSFSLREAAMIQSEPLCHTGEIMPVGGWEGSAHPIQAQPLTRPPAHSKRDRGEQTMGLDQTSVHGLDFNIRQKHLQSQLGAPTPYTESLAKMIPNVPALHPPDRDPRVKFNMSRVPFLSCEVLEELDCHVHTKRLQHEQGLPLTPQKPHTALLPPAPQTPIPGEPLLGERDTKQQLILDTDWPKCGFPAKVLEPLRSNTSPQRAQAIQEPCVCPSGPLPQKAHRILASPDAILARLVPTLVVKLQDHIAQKCSEIQMQAFPKMVRESHRDAPLVRETAIAEKMLTDTLHLYRSKLRKPLTSVSGTKGTEEKLELHMERKVLLGEGSCLGGGRLTHLGGVTGGQGE, encoded by the exons ATGCGTCACTGGACCAAACAGCCCCTCAGGAGAGATCCAGCCatagcagcagcagggagtgtaGCATCTCCATCCCCAGTGCGCGTCCAGACCATCCTTCCCAGCATGTTTGATGCTGGAGTGGGGATCATGCAGAGCTGGTTCTGTGCCTGCTGGGACAGCTCCTGGGTGATATACACCTGCGTCCTTCTGGTCCTGGTCATCTTGGTGGCCATGGTGACTCAGCACAGCTTCTCCTGGAGAAGCAGGATG gctctTCGGAGGAAGAGGACACACcgaaagaaaaagcagaaaccgaaag cttttggttgctgtgaggaagagctggaggaggctggtgcatcccTAGAGATATG ctgccctgtgcacCCGGAGAAGTTCGGCTTGGCTCAGTACCTCAGGCTGGTTGAGAGGAGGCTACAGTACATGGCCAGACACCTGGATGAAGTTCTGATACC GCCGAGTGTGTCGACATCTGCCACGAGCCAGTTCTCCTACTCCTCTAGggaatccaccacctctgccctccggagtcccagctccttttccctgagagaagccGCCATGATTCAATCAGAGCCCCTCTGCCACACGGGGGAGATCATGCCTGTCGGGGGCTGGGAAGGATCCgctcatcccatccaagcccagcctctcaccaggcctcctgcccacagcaaacGAGACCGGGGAGAGCAGACCATGGGTCTGGACCAGACGTCAGTCCATGGCTTAGACTTCAACATCCGCCAGAAGCATCTGCAGAGTCAACTGGGGGCTCCTACCCCATACACAGAGTCGCTGGCCAAGATGATCCCTAACGtccctgctctgcacccaccggacAGAGACCCCAGGGTGAAGTTCAACATGAGCAGGGTCCCTTTCCTAAGCTGTGAAGTCCTGGAGGAACTGGACTGTCACGTGCACACAAAGAGACTCCAGCATGAGCAGGGtttacccctcaccccccaaaaaccccacacagctcttctgcctccagctccacaaacccccatcccgggggagccattgctgggtgagcgggacaccaagcagcaattgATATTAGACACAGATTGgcccaaatgtggatttccagcaaaggtccTGGAGCCCCTcagatccaacaccagccctcagcgtgcacaggcgatccaggagccatgtgtctgCCCCTCTGGACCCCTGCCTCAAAAGGCCCACAGGATCCTGGCATcccctgatgccatcctggccaggcTTGTGCCCACGCTGGTGGTCAAGTTGCAGGATCACATTGCTCAGAAATGCTCAGAGATCCAAATGCAGGCATTCCCAAAGATGGTGagagagtcgcacagagatgctcccctcgTGAGAGAGACGGCAATAGCAGAGAAGATGCTCACAGACACACTCCACCTTTATAGGAGCAagttgagaaagccccttaccagtgtgagtggcaccaaagggactgaagagaagctggagctgcacatggagaggaaggttctcttgggagaaggctcttgtctggg AGGAGGAAGGCTAACGCACCTCGGGGGAGTCACCGGAGGACAAGGTGAATGA